One genomic window of Bacillus mycoides includes the following:
- a CDS encoding FeoB small GTPase domain-containing protein: MSNHRIALAGNPNTGKSTLFNTLTGLKQHTGNWTGKTVLKAEGEYKHGGHIYTIIDLPGTYSLYSNSADEEVARDYIIFEKPEVTVVVIDATAMERNLNLALQVMEMTNDVVICINLIDEAEKKGIIIDEKKLAKSLGVPVVKISARNRVGIGHLLSVIAKVATKKLIPTPIKITYNEKIENMIQELEPQIYKVFGNTYPARWIALRILDGDKNFLTALQKHHNEPLVREVVINGISLSQ; this comes from the coding sequence ATGAGTAACCATCGCATTGCGTTAGCTGGTAACCCGAATACCGGGAAAAGTACATTATTTAATACTTTAACAGGCTTAAAACAACATACTGGTAACTGGACGGGGAAAACTGTTTTAAAGGCTGAAGGGGAATATAAGCATGGCGGACATATATATACAATAATAGATTTACCTGGAACTTACTCACTGTATTCAAATTCGGCAGATGAAGAAGTCGCACGAGATTATATTATATTTGAAAAACCAGAAGTAACTGTAGTTGTTATAGACGCAACTGCAATGGAAAGAAATTTAAATTTAGCACTCCAAGTGATGGAAATGACAAACGATGTGGTCATTTGTATTAACTTAATTGATGAAGCAGAGAAAAAAGGAATCATTATTGACGAAAAGAAATTAGCAAAATCACTTGGTGTACCGGTAGTTAAAATTTCAGCCCGAAACCGAGTTGGTATCGGACATTTACTAAGCGTCATCGCTAAAGTAGCAACTAAAAAACTCATTCCAACACCAATTAAAATTACTTATAATGAAAAAATTGAAAATATGATTCAAGAATTAGAACCACAAATTTATAAAGTGTTCGGCAATACGTATCCAGCACGTTGGATTGCGTTACGTATTTTAGATGGAGATAAAAATTTCTTAACTGCACTTCAAAAACATCATAACGAACCACTTGTAAGGGAGGTCGTAATAAATGGAATCTCACTCAGCCAGTAA
- a CDS encoding FeoA family protein, with amino-acid sequence MVSANTKPLSEFITGEFVQIEKIQLEGTMKRRLLDLGFFPGATIKVLQRSPLGDPVAYQVSNTTIALRSEESSLIFGVLIGDDFR; translated from the coding sequence ATGGTATCGGCTAATACTAAACCCCTTTCCGAATTCATAACAGGGGAATTTGTACAAATTGAGAAGATACAATTAGAAGGAACTATGAAACGACGTTTATTAGATTTAGGATTTTTTCCTGGAGCGACAATTAAAGTATTACAACGCAGCCCACTTGGAGACCCAGTCGCTTATCAAGTAAGCAACACAACTATTGCACTGCGTAGTGAAGAAAGCTCCCTTATTTTCGGGGTATTAATAGGAGATGATTTCAGATGA